A stretch of DNA from Lotus japonicus ecotype B-129 chromosome 4, LjGifu_v1.2:
GCAGTGGTTGAATAAGATAGATCCTCAAAAGTTGGACAGGGTGACCAACCATCACAGTGGGGTCCACTCTCCATAACAAAAAGAAAACTCTACAACGCATCTCATTATCCGATTATCATAACCATATCGTAAACTAGATTTCCCataactttttcttttctgacacAAAATCAAACCTCTTCAATTCAAGTGTTTGTTACTCTTCAACTACTGGGTTGTACCTTCATTCTAGGCCGTCGATCTGCGTTGACTTTTCTGACCTGGTATCTGATCTTCTTCGAGAAGAGCCGCGTACGTCGCTTCTCTTTGTAGCGAAGCACGCTAGCTTCCCTCACTCCGCCATTGTCCCACAATAAATCAATTTGTGATAGCCGTGCCTGCataccaaaaacaaaaacaaaactttAAAATTACACAATTTGCTCTCAACAAAAACAtgttatataaattaaaaaaaaaaattttaaattattttcaatatgtaagaaacatattataaataccaaaagtttttttttctacacCACAACACTAGCACTTTAAATGGAAGGTTTTTTTGTGAATGAATGAAATTAAAGACAATAAATAACAAACTAAACAAGCCCACACTACAATGTCAGTTTGAAGTAAGAAGTTGACTCAACTCAGACGGGGCAAAGACCAATTGCTATTGAAATTGGAAGTTGACtacaaatatgttttttttttttacttttaacctTTTATGGGCATTACAATTGAAGTTGAAAACCATTAAATATTGTGAGAGAAtgtttccttcttttttttaaaatgaccTTGAAAAGTAAAGTAAAGAGGAATTGAGGCATGACATACATGAACTACTTTACTATTTCAGTGTAAAAAGTGTGACTCCCACACTCCACTTGATTAAAAATGTCAACCATAGATTGAAATGAaaacttaatttaatttaatttaataaattaattaatcagGAGAATTTGAAAGggaggaaataaaaaataacgcTTTGTTTGATGTTAACAAGTTGTTATAATGTTATTTCATCATAAATCTCCCCCAACCAAACACGGCATTGAatggatttttaattattaatgagAATAAATTAGAATAAAGCGATGGAATTTTCAATGGCCAATGGGAGTTAAGAAACATACCGTGACGTCATTTCCCGGCGCATCGGAGGCGGGGCTGTCATCGGAGAACGGCGAGCCCCGGCCAGACCAAGCACTCCGAACGTCGTCGTAATTCAGTTTCAACATCAAACTAGCGTTCGCTTTCGGCAATTCCGCTTCGTTCAACTCCACCTTCGGTTTCTCCGCCACCGCAGCCACCGccaccttcttctttttcttcttctccggCGGATGTTTGCTTCCACCGCCGCCGATAATCTTGGGCGAAATCTGGAGGATGTCAACCGGCGGAAAGTTCCACCAATCGCCGTCATCGACATGGCAGCGGAGAGCCCTGACTCCAGCCCTCGGAAACCCTAGCCGGAAATCGAATTTCCCGCCAAATCCAATCCACGGGTGGTGTTGCCAGGAAGCTCCGTCGGAATCCTCCTGAACCCTCCCTCCCATGATGCTGTCAATCGTCCCTTCCTCGATTTCCTCGTCGAGAATCGATTCGGCATCGAAATCATCTCCGCAATCATCCTCCACCAAATCGAGTAAATTCACCCTGGAGCTTATCTCCCCGGGGCTCCGACACGGCTTCTCCGGCACCACACCCACCGCCTTGAGCTCCGGCGGCGGTGGGTTGTGCTGGATTGGGCCGTGAAGTAGATAAGACGATGACGACGTGTCCAAAACCCTGAAAGGGAAAAGCAATTCCGATGATTCTGCTGCTGATGCTTCCTTGATGAAATTGTGATTGGTTGGTGACGGTGTTTGTTTGAGGGTCTTGGTGGAGAAGAGGTTGGGGTAGGCGGTGGAGAGAAGCGCGGCGGCTTCGTTGTAGGTTTGGTTGGGTCGTTTCCGAGGGGTTCTGGGTTTTCTGGTGGCGATTGCTAATTGGGAATTGCTGGATTCAGAGATGgtggaagaaggtgaagaagatgaCTGTGAGGTTCTGCTCCATGAAGATGGAGATTTAACAAAATCCAAATCGAATCCGTAGGTTGCTCTTCCTCCTGCACCACTCAAACACGAAGAAGACATTTCTAGATTCATATAATGAATGATGTCTGTAACTGTATATTGTTCTAGAATTGCAGTGACATGGTTGTGAAGTGAAGTTAGCTGAGAATTGAGGAACAGGGGAAAAGGTacaaaaaccctaaacccaaaagaaaacaagGAAGGAAAAgttgttttgttttaaaaaaaaatataaataaatgaagaaaaggCCAAGGGGTTTAGAGAACAGAACAGAAAACAGTAACACACACAAGAAGGAAGGGTGTAACTAGCTAGTTGTTTATGAATTAGGACTATGAAGAGAAGAGGGCATTTGGTTGGGAGTTGAAAAAGATACCAAAATTGGTGTTGCCTAGAATGAAGGGAAAGGGAAGGTGGCCAATGAGAAGGGATTGAAGAGATGAAAGCAGGAGAGAGCAGAGGAGTATTGATTGATTTTGAGTAAGTGAGATATAAGATGATGGAGAGGTCACGGGGCGAAGTAGATAAAAGGAAGAGGTTTGTTTGGGAGGATGTAGATATAGGCAACTGGCAGAAGGGAATAAGCCCACCGACTGAATCACTTGTATTGCAGTGGAGTGGAATGGAGCACAGAGTGTGTGTAGGATGAGAACGGAGGAAGAGACAATACTCAGTTTCTCTGCTGTTCCGACTGATGGGGACCATTTATtagctttcttttttcttctctcttttaCCTCTTCAATTATTCTACCTTGTTCTTTTACGTTAATGTCCTT
This window harbors:
- the LOC130713855 gene encoding protein CHLOROPLAST IMPORT APPARATUS 2; the protein is MNLEMSSSCLSGAGGRATYGFDLDFVKSPSSWSRTSQSSSSPSSTISESSNSQLAIATRKPRTPRKRPNQTYNEAAALLSTAYPNLFSTKTLKQTPSPTNHNFIKEASAAESSELLFPFRVLDTSSSSYLLHGPIQHNPPPPELKAVGVVPEKPCRSPGEISSRVNLLDLVEDDCGDDFDAESILDEEIEEGTIDSIMGGRVQEDSDGASWQHHPWIGFGGKFDFRLGFPRAGVRALRCHVDDGDWWNFPPVDILQISPKIIGGGGSKHPPEKKKKKKVAVAAVAEKPKVELNEAELPKANASLMLKLNYDDVRSAWSGRGSPFSDDSPASDAPGNDVTARLSQIDLLWDNGGVREASVLRYKEKRRTRLFSKKIRYQVRKVNADRRPRMKGRFVTRLNSSSNAHR